From Acidithiobacillus sp., the proteins below share one genomic window:
- the nifU gene encoding Fe-S cluster assembly protein NifU, whose product MWDYTDKVKDLFFNPKNTGVLEEANAVGEVGSISCGDALRLMLKVDPDTDVILDARFQTFGCGSAIASSSALTELIKGKTLDEALKITNQDIAEFLGGLPPEKMHCSVMGAEALHAAIANYRGEEWADDHEEGALVCKCFAIDSALIEKVARENHLSTVEEITFYTKAGGGCQSCHEQIEDILAAVNGSAPLPVVAAKPAAKAAPAPMTMVQKIQKISAVIDEMRPQFQMDGGNIELVDVDGDTVMVAMSGSCMNCQSSGITISGIQERLMLTLGRPVRVVPASMPQAVGV is encoded by the coding sequence ATGTGGGATTATACCGATAAAGTCAAAGATTTATTTTTCAACCCCAAGAATACCGGGGTCCTCGAAGAGGCCAATGCGGTCGGCGAGGTCGGCTCCATCAGTTGCGGGGATGCCCTGCGCCTGATGCTCAAAGTAGACCCAGATACGGATGTCATTCTGGATGCCCGCTTCCAGACTTTTGGCTGTGGCTCCGCCATCGCCTCGTCATCGGCGTTGACTGAACTGATCAAGGGCAAGACGCTGGATGAAGCGCTCAAAATCACCAATCAGGACATCGCTGAGTTTTTGGGCGGGCTTCCTCCGGAGAAAATGCATTGTTCCGTTATGGGTGCCGAGGCCCTGCACGCCGCCATCGCCAATTACCGCGGCGAAGAATGGGCAGATGATCACGAAGAAGGCGCGCTGGTATGTAAATGCTTCGCCATTGACTCGGCGCTCATTGAGAAGGTGGCCAGAGAAAACCATTTGTCGACGGTCGAAGAGATCACTTTCTATACCAAGGCGGGCGGCGGCTGCCAGAGCTGCCATGAGCAGATCGAAGATATCCTCGCGGCAGTAAACGGCAGCGCGCCGCTACCGGTGGTGGCAGCGAAACCCGCCGCCAAGGCCGCCCCGGCCCCCATGACCATGGTGCAGAAAATCCAGAAAATATCCGCCGTGATTGATGAAATGCGCCCACAATTCCAGATGGATGGCGGCAATATCGAACTGGTCGATGTGGATGGTGATACGGTCATGGTGGCCATGAGTGGCTCGTGCATGAACTGCCAGTCTTCCGGGATTACCATTTCCGGCATCCAGGAACGCCTGATGCTGACTCTGGGCCGTCCGGTACGGGTAGTTCCAGCCAGTATGCCGCAAGCCGTGGGGGTGTAG